The following coding sequences lie in one Spinacia oleracea cultivar Varoflay chromosome 1, BTI_SOV_V1, whole genome shotgun sequence genomic window:
- the LOC110785720 gene encoding squamosa promoter-binding-like protein 13A, producing MGYNLKKKYSDKAELEKKGIAIISAIFGSSNFDKEKAKGESLVDLELEKLGDIGKGFANNLKGHRTTLMDPFSSTAGSSKRPRTPGGSSGQLVSCLVDGCKADLSKCRDYHRRHKVCEMHSKTPRVTIGGHEQRFCQQCSRFHSLGEFDEGKRSCRKRLEGHNRRRRKPQPEPLPVNHGNFFSTSQGSRFLAFSNQPIIPATSSVVSTAWSGAVKSESNPTLYNSPVSSSSYSQSYRGRQFPFLQVPESSLTGVSSTFHHDPNNGDNNNNQKSPVFCNSLNQVIDSDRALSLLSSSNAETPEMGLGRVIHHPSPINPTRPMLSSLHYSSLTPQYPGSSQTQAQAQAHGLEVHPQGSGLFSDLRTNNSLCQNVFQNETDASSANGGHQTLSFSWE from the exons ATGGGCTAtaatcttaaaaaaaaatacagtgACAAGGCTGAGTTGGAGAAGAAAGGGATTGCTATTATTTCAGCCATTTTTGGGTCCTCAAACTTTGATAAAGAGAAGGCAAAAGGGGAGAGCCTTgttgatttggaacttgaaaagTTGGGTGACATTGGAAAAGGATTTGCTAACAACTTGAAGGGTCACAGAACTACTCTTATGGACCCATTTTCATCAACAGCTGGATCATCAAAGAGGCCCCGAACACCGGGTGGTAGCAGTGGCCAATTGGTTTCATGCTTGGTTGACGGATGTAAGGCCGACCTTAGTAAATGCCGGGACTACCACCGTCGTCATAAAGTTTGTGAGATGCACTCCAAAACCCCAAGAGTCACAATTGGAGGTCATGAACAACGTTTCTGTCAGCAATGCAGCAG GTTCCACTCACTAGGGGAATTCGATGAGGGGAAGCGAAGTTGTAGGAAACGTCTTGAAGGGCATAATCGTCGTAGAAGGAAGCCTCAGCCTGAACCCCTGCCTGTCAATCATGGAAATTTCTTTTCTACTAGCCAAG GTAGTAGATTTCTGGCATTCAGCAACCAACCAATAATCCCAGCTACATCTTCAGTGGTGTCAACTGCTTGGTCTGGAGCAGTTAAATCCGAAAGCAACCCAACTCTGTACAATAGTCCGGTGTCGTCAAGTTCATACTCTCAATCCTACAGAGGGAGACAGTTTCCTTTCTTACAAGTGCCTGAATCCTCACTTACTGGAGTTTCTTCAACATTTCATCACGATCCCAATAATGGtgataacaacaacaaccagaaaTCACCAGTTTTCTGTAATAGCCTGAACCAAGTTATTGACTCGGATCGTGCTCTCTCTCTTCTGTCATCATCAAATGCTGAGACTCCCGAGATGGGTTTGGGCCGTGTCATCCATCATCCGAGCCCAATTAACCCAACTCGACCCATGCTTTCCAGCCTGCATTACAGCAGCCTTACTCCACAGTATCCAGGCTCCTCCCAAACCCAAGCCCAAGCCCAAGCCCATGGTTTGGAAGTACACCCTCAAGGATCTGGGCTTTTTTCAGACTTGAGGACAAATAACAGCCTCTGCCAGAATGTTTTCCAGAACGAAACTGATGCGTCTTCTGCTAATGGAGGTCATCAAACACTTTCCTTTTCTTGGGAGTAA
- the LOC110785719 gene encoding probable DNA primase large subunit yields the protein MEIVRSQRKISAGDVAVISTFPLYRTPPVLEVRLDDFELFAIDRLRVLKGISDGLSRGKKPDEIERLVNDLWKSHIRHPQASESETINKDIISHFVLRLVYCRTEELRKWFLSMETTLFRYRFKLEGFESQRAILAEFNLPYKAVSNAEYKSVEEKLTQVARSLGQSVTRSDDIFYKVPFEEVPELVAGRKVYVHKGHAYVAMNQVVSLVVTQFRSNLSKALILTNRKWTSMISDKEKNRLTPIVEALSTSYLGPDYSEAKGFGEISLKDLDRVANSSFPLCMRHLFDKLKEDHHLKHGGRMQLGLFLKGVGLPLDDALTFWKSEFSKKVGPDKFDKEYAYGIRHNYGKEGKRVDYTPYSCQKIITSAPGVGDHHGCPYRHFSEDNLRAALNKMGVSSRAMSDVMDKVRNKHFQLACTLTFEAIHGSSCDAGINHPNQYFSDSQKILQSKVLLNNPSA from the exons ATGGAAATCGTGAGATCTCAGAGAAAAATTTCTGCCGGCGACGTCGCCGTCATCTCCACCTTCCCTCTCTACCGCACTCCTCCTGTACTCGAAGTTCGCCTCGACGATTTTGAACTATTCGCCATTGATCGTCTCCGag TGCTGAAAGGAATTTCCGACGGACTTTCTCGGGGAAAGAAGCCTGATGAAATCGAAAGACTG GTGAACGATTTGTGGAAATCACACATCAGACATCCGCAGGCTTCAGAGTCGGAGACTATTAACAAAGACATCATCTCTCACTTCGTTCTCCGGCTTGTTTATTGCAGGAC GGAAGAATTAAGGAAGTGGTTCTTGTCAATGGAAACAACTCTCTTTCGCTACCGATTTAAGCTTGAGGGTTTCGAAAGTCAG AGAGCTATACTAGCGGAGTTCAATCTTCCCTATAAAGCAGTTAGCAATGCAGAATACAAG AGTGTGGAGGAGAAGCTAACACAAGTTGCAAGATCCCTTGGGCAGTCTGTGACCAGAT CCGATGACATATTCTACAAG GTACCGTTTGAAGAAGTTCCTGAACTTGTTGCTGGACGCAAAGTGTACGTCCATAAAGGGCATGCCTATGTTGCTATGAATCAG GTTGTTTCTCTTGTTGTCACACAATTTCGCAGCAATCTATCCAAGGCTCTTATACTCACGAATAG AAAATGGACCTCTATGATCAGTGACAAGGAGAAGAATAGGTTGACTCCG ATTGTTGAAGCTCTTAGCACAAGCTACCTTGGTCCTGACTATTCCGAG GCGAAGGGGTTTGGAGAGATATCACTGAAAGACCTTGATCGAGTAGCAAATAGCTCATTTCCGCTCTGCATGCGTCACCTATTTGATAAG CTAAAGGAAGACCATCACCTCAAGCATGGAGGCAGGATGCAGTTAGGTCTATTTCTCAAG GGTGTCGGATTACCATTGGATGATGCTCTTACCTTTTGGAAATCGGAGTTCTCCAAGAAG GTTGGTCCTGATAAATTTGACAAAGAGTATGCTTACGGCATACGCCACAACTATGGAAAAGAAGGCAAGAGAGTG GATTATACACCATATTCTTGTCAGAAGATCATCACAAGTGCTCCTGGTGTTGGAGATCATCATGGCTGTCCTTATCGGCATTTTAG CGAGGACAACCTTAGAGCTGCGCTTAATAAAATGGGAGTGAGTAGTCGGGCAATGTCTGATGTAATGGACAAAGTCCGAAACAAACACTTCCAG TTGGCATGCACCTTAACGTTTGAAGCTATTCACGGTTCGTCCTGTGATGCTGGAATCAATCATCCTAACCAGTACTTCAGTGATAGCCAAAAGATTCTGCAATCGAAG GTCCTTCTGAACAATCCGTCTGCATGA
- the LOC110785721 gene encoding uncharacterized protein encodes MALGKITLLIGAGILGSVLAKEGRMPSFSDVISGAFKIALKPIKQSDSASTTTKPRNDALVAQVNTLRQELQLLASSRPMTIVTSNATGGRRYGVIIVIVAVGYGYVWWKGWKIPGFMFATKRGLSDACNSVSKQLDEVFLSLRGTRNEISSKLDQSSNKFDEIIACSSSTKEEVVGVCEEVSNFTVDLQEVNHTIRTLESRMGRIQVKQDETKEGVGRLLLATLDEDNFADLIQDSPSGASRPAIEHQIATPSRTVSLPPTLEPSSPSTSYGSNEVNGDPSKASSSSGLTEYQRISEAVENSPSPSPRVSSRSNVSEITVKPPESPTTQPNVKSAGLLSRTISATRYFKW; translated from the exons GAATCTTGGGTTCAGTTTTAGCTAAAGAGGGGCGCATGCCCAGTTTTTCTGATGTCATCTCAGGTGCCTTCAAG ATTGCTCTAAAGCCAATAAAGCAAAGTGATTCAGCTTCCACAACAACCAAACCAAGAAATGATGCTTTGGTGGCTCAG GTAAATACTTTAAGGCAAGAGCTGCAGCTTCTTGCATCAAGCAGACCGATGACAATTGTGACTTCAAATGCAACAG GTGGTCGTCGATATGGTGTTATCATTGTAATTGTAGCTGTTGGCTATGGATATGTGTGGTGGAAg GGCTGGAAAATTCCTGGCTTCATGTTTGCGACAAAGCGCGGCTTATCAGATGCCTGCAATTCTGTGTCGAAGCAGCTTGATGAAGTTTTTCTTTCACTCAGG GGTACCAGAAACGAGATATCTTCCAAACTTGACCAATCAAGTAATAAATTTGATGAGATAATTGCATGTAGTAGTTCTACTAAGGAGGAG GTAGTTGGAGTATGTGAAGAGGTTTCAAACTTTACTGTGGATCTCCAAGAAGTCAATCATACAATTCGAACTCTG gaGTCAAGAATGGGCAGAATTCAAGTGAAACAG GATGAGACAAAGGAAGGAGTGGGGAGATTGTTGCTTGCTACACTGGATGAGGATAATTTTGCAGATCTTATTCAG GATTCGCCTTCTGGTGCTTCTAGGCCTGCTATTGAACATCAGATTGCAACGCCGTCAAGG ACTGTGTCCCTGCCTCCAACCTTAGAGCCTTCCTCTCCTTCAACTTCTTATGGATCTAATGAG GTTAATGGAGACCCAAGTAAAGCTTCTTCATCCTCGGGACTGACG GAGTATCAAAGGATTTCAGAAGCAGTAGAGAACAGTCCCAGTCCCAGTCCTAGGGTTTCCAGCAGGAGTAATGTATCCGAAATCACAGTAAAACCTCCCGAGTCACCTACAACGCAGCCCAATGTCAAAAGCGCTGGCTTGCTTTCTAGAACAATTAGCGCGACAAGGTACTTTAAATGGTAG